Genomic window (Lynx canadensis isolate LIC74 chromosome A1, mLynCan4.pri.v2, whole genome shotgun sequence):
TTGTTGATGCTCAATTAACCCAGTGGGCTTAACATTTGCAGCAGTGAAAATGTTTTGCAGATTCTTAGCGATGGAAGTAATCTTAGAAGAGCTTGTCCACTGGTCCTCAAATCCTGGGTGACTAGCAAGTGATATCAGAATGACCTGGAGAATTTCCATGGGCCTTGGCTTCAAACATTCTGATTCAGGGTTGGGCAATAAAATTTGCACTTTCAACACCTTCCCCAGGTCATGCTGATGAGCAGGCAAAGCTGGGAAATAGGACTGCTTCATTTCAGAAATAGCGATACCTTCCATCTCACACAACTAATATAGTAAAACTAACCCTTGGCATTTTTCTATGCATAGGTGCCATTCTTTCTAATTCTTGtggttctttccagttttaacattaaaaaagtggggcgcctgggtggcgcagtcggttaagcgtccgacttcagccaggtcacgatctcgcggtccgtgagttcgagccccgcgtcaggctctgggctgatggctcagagcctggagcctgtttccaattctgtgtctccctctctctctgcccctcccccgttcatgctctgtctctctctgtcccaaaaataaataaacattggaaaaaaaaatttaaaaaaaacattaaaaaagtgttcaAACTCCACCTAACTTCATGTTCTCTAGCAACAAATAAATGGTCCAGAGCAATCAATTTCTAGATCCAGTACTGAAAGGAGAGAAGGACAATGGAACGTAGTTCAACAGCCTATCTTACTGCCACAGCATTCTCTGGGTTTGAAAATGgagggagtcccaagcagtcAGGTCAGCAGTACATGGCCACTGTTTATTGAGGATACACTGGGTAGAGTGCTAGTTCTGGATGTGTTTACATGAGTTAGTGGAATTAGATTAAAGAGTTGGATTTTTCATTGGAAAAGTTTTTGGCTTATTGGAATGGTACTCAAGAACAGAGTTTTTAAATCAGCAAAAAGGGCTTGTTATGGAGATGAGTTCAGACCATGAGGTGGGTCAGCTATCTGTAACTGGGAGACAAAAGGGTGTGGAGTTAGGGACTCAGCAGTGGCTAAGGGCACATCAGAATTTAGgctaaaaaatatacataatgacTCTTCTCATCTTCCTGGAAGCATCTAGCTGCACAAACATCATGCAGTATATTTGAGAGATTTTAGTACTGCACAGCcttaatttttctcatctttcctcACAGTTCCAGCTGCACCAGAGACTGTGAGAGGGTTTTTGGGTCAGTCGGTGACCTTGCCCTGTAAGTACTCCTCTTGGTCTGAAAACAGCAACAGCATGTGCTGGGGCAAGGGCCAGTGTCCCAAATCCAAGTGCAACAATGAGCTTCTCCACACTGATGGGATGACGGTGTTGtccaggaagtcatcaaaatatGAACTTCAGGGCAATATCCGACAAGGCGATGTCTCCTTGACCATCTTGAACACCAACGAAGGTGACAACAGTGTATACTGCTGCCGCATAGAGGTCCCTGGCTGGTTCAATGACGTGAAAAAGAACATTCGCCTGCAGCTGAGGAGAGGTGTGTACATGAAGGGGCTTGTGTCTGTGGAAGGATAGATTCAACAGTTAATGGGGAATGGATGTACTGGGTGGTGTTGGGGAGGCTGTAGGTGCTTAAGCACGAGGGGGCAGATTAATTTTAAGATGTGTTGCTATGACTAGAGGAGGCACAGTATGGAGCAAATACCCATGGGGGCCAAGAAGACCACAGCAATGAATGGGTGGGGGGTGCATGGGAAGGGAACCAGTGAATTGGAGGGTCAGTCTGCAAAAGACATCTACTTCTTATTACGAGATTGTTGCTTTGTGCACAGTGTTTTCAGATTTCGCAATTTTTACGTGTataacattgatttttatatgttggcaaagattttttaaaaaataccatataaattaaataaaatgtgtccaTGGGTCAGCTTCAGCCCATAAGCCAAAGTTTGCAACTTCCAGCAAAGGGGAAAGGGCATGAGACTTGGAGACAATCACAGCAGTTTTCAGGTGGCCTTTCCGTCTGTTACTGTCAGTTGCTTTTGATGAAACTGCAATATGGTGGGATTCTTAAAGATTTGAGCTACATAGAAGGCAGCCTCTGGTTGAATTATGCTAACAGTAATCACCTTTCCTGCTTGTTGGGAATGGTGTCTCAGAGTAAGCTCTATGTTCAAACTGCATCAAAGATGGAGGGTTATCGGGGcacttcagtggctcagtcagctgagcgtccaactcttggttttggctcaggtcatgatctcatggttttgtgaattcaaaccctacatcagctctgcactgccaggatggagcatgcttgggattctctctctctctctgcccctcccccactcacgctctctccgtctctctcaaaataaataaataaacttaaaaaaaaaaaagatgggggatTCTTGTGCTTTGTTCCTGACTGGGTAGGCATCTTGGAAGGCAGGATCATATGCTTATAGCCACATGTTTAACAGAATTCTCAGGTGACACCAATGCACTCTAAAATTTGGGAACGACTTATGTGGATGCTTCTTATTTCAGAACTTTCATATACtttagtatatttttctttaaaagcgACTTTGTGATAGAAAAggtatttttctgatttactgAAGTTTTATTAAAGTTAATTGAGGCTAATCCAAGTCTTCTACTTTCAAGCCTGATATAACCagctattattttataaaatacttgttGAACTCAATATCTATGGGTCATTTCTAAGCTCACTGAAATCTGTTAGAGTTAATCAAAATTTGACATATTTAAGAGATGGTAGCATATGTAGAATAACTGTGGCTGATGAACCCAAACTCAAATGTTAGGGGGTGAGTGGTGTCGGCATGAACTTGTCATTAATATATGAAAGAGACTACATTCTCATCCCATGTTGAACACCTtggattcatttttattacagattttaattttatttcattgtggaaAGAGCACCTATGGTGAGTTCTGCTCACTTAACaaattttcaagtatacaacTTATTATTGTTAACTTTAGGTATGAGTTGTACAACAGAACTTGAGCTTCTTCATCTTGCTTGACTAAAATTTCATGTTTGGGCTCACTTTTGATGCAATTGTTCATTTGCTCACTGATGTAATCTTTTTGGAATATCTACCATGTGCCCAACATTGTGGTAGGTATTAGATTTGTagcagagaacaaaataaatagcaGACTTTCCCTtatggagcttacagtctggtGGGAGAAGCAGGTGTTAAAccataatcataaaataaaagtgaaggtAAAGTATAGAGTGCAAAACCCAGAAACCTAATTGATTGCAGAATATGTGTGACCTCCTTACAACAGTGTCCTTTTAGCTGAGACATGAGGGTTCAGTAGGAGTCAGCCTAATGAAGAGAGAGGCTCGGAAGCAACAGGTACAAAGTCCCTCCAGTGTGAGGTCACTGTTTAGAGAGGTGAAGAAAAGCCAGTGGGCTGGAGACAAGTGAGAAGAGTAAAGTGGAGACCTGAGATTGTAAAGAAAGAGCCAGATCAAGTGGAATTTTTGTGGGCCAACTTGGGGTTGGGTCCTTTATCTCAAGGGCAAGGAGGACCCAGTAAAATCTTTTAAGCAGGGGACCAACataattatttgtcattttaaaagattgttctAGCCAATGTGTAAAAAGCATATCGGAAAGGTCAAGAGTAGGGGCAAGAAACCCAACTTTCATGGGCATTCCAGTGGTCCAGGCCAGTGGACCAGGTGAGGGCAgcagaaacagagaaatggacagatcccACATATATTTGTACAATGTATCTTATATCGGTTACAGCTCCAACAACCAAGCGCCCAGCAACCACTACTGCCATGACGACAACCATAGCTGTGCTTCCAACAACAGCTGTGACTACACCTGAACTCACAACCAGAACACCACTTCAGACTACCCTCACAGCTGTGGCAACCACGTGCCCCCCAACAATATCAACCTTTCTTCCTGAAGCAACCCCAGTTCTTGAGACCACTGACCCTTCAATGGGAGCGCCCACCTTCACTACAGGTATATGGTACATTTGGCCATTCTTTCCCTTCTGCTGGTCAGATGTATCTTGGGTCCCTTGCAACAGGGTTCTTTTACTGAATGGGGCAGTTCAGAGACTTGcccttgtgtgtgtgcattctgGTTTGCTAGGGTTGTCATAACAAATGCCAcagggggcttaaacaacagaaatttattttctcataattctggaggctagaagtatGAGACAAAGGTGTCAGTACGACTGATTTCTTGGCTTATAAATGGCtaccttctttctgtgtcttcatatggtcttccctctgtgtctctgtcctaaTCTtatcttctcataaggacaccagtcgtaTTGAATTAGGGTCCATCCATATaacttcattttacttaattatttctttctccaaataaggGCACAATTTCCTGTAttgggggttagaatttcaacatatgaattttggggaataTAGTTCGGTTTATAActgtatgtatgtgcgtgtgtgtgagtgaggaTGTGGTTTCATCaatctgttccttttctttgttttatggtttccttttttgccccccattttttctgttttttgaaagtcAGATTTTTTGGTTCTCCAGTTGACCTTCCAGGAATCTTAGAGATATTTATGCAACAGCTAGGATATGTCACCTGGGGTCAGACCCCAGTTTTATTCTTCCAGGGGTTAAGTCTCTGCCTTGGCATTAGAGATTGGTTGAGGAAAGGCCTCCAGATGCCTTAAAATATCCCTTGATGATGAACTAGTTCtacctttgtttcttccttcctctttccttcccttcttctctcaatcccttcctccctcccttccattcttttctttttctttccttcctgccccttcccccgcccaaGTCGTTTTTGATCCTCCATCTTGGACCCTCACTGACTTACTAGCTTCATTACTTATAGGGCTTATCAAAGTGCCCACCATGTTTCAACCTCTGATACCAAGGTAATGCTATTGGAAACTCATTAAGAGATAGTGTGAAGGCTTTCTTAGCTGTCTCAGCTGCCTCAGTAAGGCCTGGATAATTTAAATAGCTTTATAATATTGAATCAGCTAATTCTGTTATACTCTGGGTTGTCACCTAAAGTTCATGAACCATAAACCAGccaatttttgtatgtatttttaattgtttttggtgTTTAAAATAATCACCTTAAACTATGACATTTGTAGTTTTCTTGATCCTAAAAAAATTACTTGCAATCCTTGAAGAAAacctgaaatatataaaaaggcgCAAAGACAAGTATAAAAATAGCCCTGGATCCCACCACTCGGCACAAACACTTATTTTTGCAGCTCTCTTTTATCaaactttttttatattccagaatcagaaagtttctttctctccagtgACTCTGAGAGAAGCACCGAGGTGACCTCTGGAAACATTGCCTTGCTTACATCCAGAGGTATGAggacactttctttctctttcttttcctcatttcttagGTTGAGGAGAGTAAAATGCTATTGAATGAGATAACTGAAGATGAATTTTGTGTCCTGTGTGCCATGAACCCTATCTAGGACAAATTGGACCACATTTGTGGTTCATTCATTCTTGTggctttgagagagaaaggggggtggggagagagactgACCTTGATTGTTTAAGCAATTCCTCATGGTAGCACATTTCTGGAATATTTGCCTTTCCATTCCAGGTGAGGCAGTGCTTAGCCGTCTCATCCTAATTCCCagtacaatgattttttttgacTTCCTTGAGGGACGTCCTCACTTGATCATTGGCTTTCTGTAGTAGAGAGAGAAATTCATTCATGTGATCTTTCATCCATCAAGACTTCTTTAGGTATTTAATAGGGGTCCAAGGGCAGAGAATATCCTAAAATAAGGCACGATTTACATCCATGGGGGGGTGCTAGAGAGAAGTGCCCAGGCTGGCActtctctgttttattcctttttgccAGGGATTTCTGGCCTTGGCTGATTTCCCAGGTGAGTTGGAGAGTTGAATAACTTCGTGGATATAATGGCCTTAGGTGAGTGCCTGGCATGTCAGTAAGTGCTCAAATGGCAGATTTTACTTAATGGGGCTTATAGTCAAGTAGAAGAAAACAGATATCTATGGGGTAAATAAATGAATCTGTTCTTGTGTTAGTACAATATAGGGAGGCAGTATGGCACAGGGTGTGTGCTCTGGTGTTACACTGCCTGGGTACAAGACCCACTTCTTAACTGTTGTATGACtctgggaaagttatttaacctctttgggtCTTGGCTTCCTCAttgataaaatgggaataataataacacctatcctgtgtctctttctgaagattaaatgagaggaTACTTGTAGATCACTTAGAACAGCATGAACTGAATGCTCTGTAAACATtagctcttcttcttcttcttcttttattattattttttatttaaaaaagattttttttaacgtttatttatttttgacagagagagagagagagacagagcatgagtgggggaggggcagagagagagggagacacagaatctgaagcaggctccaagctctgagctgtcagatgctcaaccaactgagccacccaggcgccccattctacttttattttttttatgacagaAGTTAGTTTAGGGGACAGTGgggcaccaaaaataaaaaagacaagtttttacctaagtttgttttctcttttcctttgtttctgttttgttttgtttttgttttgttttgtttttttcagaatcTGAAGGTTGGGGTCTCCAGTCAACGTCCCAGACATCAATGTGGGAAATGAGTGAGTCAGTGACTTTTCCTCAGCCAAGAGGTAAGGGGCTGTGCTCGTGAGGGTGATTTTGTCTTTGACCGTGGGAACAATCTGTCATCTGCCATCTGCCTGTTTGTCTTGGGATTTGGCTATTTTGGTTCCACTGTGGTCACATCCTACATCTTCCCACAAGCTGGGAAAGTGAAACCAGCTAATAGCAGCCATGT
Coding sequences:
- the TIMD4 gene encoding T-cell immunoglobulin and mucin domain-containing protein 4, with the protein product MSKGPLILWLLIELGRLSLIPAAPETVRGFLGQSVTLPCKYSSWSENSNSMCWGKGQCPKSKCNNELLHTDGMTVLSRKSSKYELQGNIRQGDVSLTILNTNEGDNSVYCCRIEVPGWFNDVKKNIRLQLRRAPTTKRPATTTAMTTTIAVLPTTAVTTPELTTRTPLQTTLTAVATTCPPTISTFLPEATPVLETTDPSMGAPTFTTESESFFLSSDSERSTEVTSGNIALLTSRESEGWGLQSTSQTSMWEMSESVTFPQPRESETAMVVQNEAQSEEVKMVINPDLLMIIAPSVGFVLLVLLVAFFLRGKVMKTNCFQKHTRLDNVGECKNTSEDMQHGGEVEDGLFTL